The Torulaspora delbrueckii CBS 1146 chromosome 1, complete genome DNA segment GTTGAAAGAGCAGTCACTGAATTGATATACACTTAGAAGTcacttgaaatttattCTTTTTTGAAATGTCAATGAGTCAAGTACATTAGATTACTCTTCAGGTTGCGATCGAAGCAACAATCACAAATCGAACAAGAAATTAAGATTCGAGTGAACAATCGACAGCACTGCCCATTGAAGGTGCTCAACAATGGTCGAACGAGCATTTAGAGCTCTATCATGACTGGCTGTGAACGTGGGCTTTCTCGCGCGGGCCGCATTCATTGTGGTCAAATAAGTCGCAATGAACACTAAAAAATACGCATATAAATGGCCATGGGTCCGGGGCTTTATAGTATGAACAAACCTCAGGGTCCCTGGAGCGCTGATGATCTCTCTAAGGGCTTGGTTTATGGTTTTGGTGTTGTATTTGATCGCTATTTGCACACTGCTATCGCGCAGTGCTACTAATAGTGACTTCCTGTTTCTTTCCAGTGTGGATAAAAGAGATCTGGATGGTACGGGTCATCGTATGGATCATTTGGGTCTTACCGGTGGTAAACTTATCAGAttatttgagaaacattTAGTACATGTTGCGTCGAAAGATCGAGGTGATGTACCGATAAAGGTTTCCAGGTACTATGACGCCTTCAAGGATTATTTATTTGATGAATCTAGTAAATGCAACCCTGTTCGTTCTGTAGTGGCTAGACTTACCAGAGATGTGGAACCCGTTCCTATACACTCGCATAATGATTATTGGAGATCCTTACCACTTTTTGAAGCCTTGGCTTACGGGGCTACAAGTGTCGAGGCAGATGTTTGGATAGTAAAAGATCCACAGGATTCGCAGAAAAATGCTTTAGCGGTTGCTCATAATGAGAATTATATCGATTCGGTGCATCAAAGTCTCGACAACCTTTATACCGATCTACTATTACAAATGCTTAATGAAGTGAATTGCCAGGATGAAGACCGTTCTCATGGGGTGTTTTTTGACTCGCCAGAGACTACGTTGTTccttttcattgattttaAATCCCAGGATAATCGTGAGACTTATTCGCTACTAATGAATAGGTATTTGAAACCGCTTATCGACCAAAACTATACGAGTTACTACGATATGAACCAACATAA contains these protein-coding regions:
- the AIM6 gene encoding Aim6p (similar to Saccharomyces cerevisiae YDL237W; ancestral locus Anc_2.21), translated to MISLRAWFMVLVLYLIAICTLLSRSATNSDFLFLSSVDKRDLDGTGHRMDHLGLTGGKLIRLFEKHLVHVASKDRGDVPIKVSRYYDAFKDYLFDESSKCNPVRSVVARLTRDVEPVPIHSHNDYWRSLPLFEALAYGATSVEADVWIVKDPQDSQKNALAVAHNENYIDSVHQSLDNLYTDLLLQMLNEVNCQDEDRSHGVFFDSPETTLFLFIDFKSQDNRETYSLLMNRYLKPLIDQNYTSYYDMNQHKMVWRQITVVLTGDFPNDLDVVDEDLDHGYFHDDKRYVTLESSIIDQSTMIPNTSVMAASSFSEMLEGCHSSLANAVWRGRLDHQEITCMKSMISKTQQNGVRTRIWGVPNWPRRTVKTFWRQIVDDLQSDVLNVDKLRLATRRF